AAACCTGTTTTACGCAAGAAATAAACTCCGACAACCATGAGTACAACGAAACACAGCTTGCTGATTGTGCTGCTTTTTGCAGGCATCGCTGCATGGGCACAGCCAAAGCCCGCTGCCAATGCTGAGGCAGCCAAAATGAAAACCTTCATCGACAACCTGATGAAGCAAATGACCCTCGACGAAAAACTGGGCCAGCTTAACCTGCCCGGTGCCGGCGATATTGTTACCGGTCAGGCCGGCAATACAGATATTGCCAAAAAAATCCGCGAAGGAAAAGTAGGTGGTCTCTTCAACATCAAAGGCGTAGAAAAAATCCGCGAAGTACAAAAGCTGGCAGTAGAACAAAGCCGCTTGAAAATCCCGCTGATTTTTGGGATGGATGTGATTCACGGTTATCAAACAGTGTTTCCCATTCCCCTTGGCCTGAGTGCTACCTGGGATATGAAAGCCATTGAACGCAGTGCACAAATTGCTGCTGCTGAAGCCAGTGCCGATGGCATCAGCTGGACGTTCAGCCCCATGGTAGATATTGCCCGTGACCCCCGCTGGGGCCGCATGGCAGAAGGCAGCGGTGAAGATCCGTTTTTGGGTGGTGCTATTGCCAAAGCCATGGTACGTGGCTATCAGGGCAACGACCTGAAAGCTAACAATACTATTATGAGTTGCGTAAAGCACTATGCGTTATATGGTGCTGCAGAAGCGGGTCGTGATTACAACACCACCGATATGAGCCGCCATCGCATGTACAACGAATATTTTTATCCCTACAAAGCTGCGGTAGAAGCTGGTGTAGGTAGTGTAATGGCTTCATTCAACGAAGTAGATGGTGTGCCTGCCACCGCCAACAAGTGGCTGATGACCGATGTGCTGCGCAAACAATGGGGCTTTGGTGGTTTTGTGGTAACGGATTATACCGGCATCAACGAAATGATTGACCACGGCATAGGCGATTTGCAAACCGTAACAGCCCGTGCACTCGATGCAGGCATTGATATGGATATGGTAGGCGAAGGCATGGTAAGCACCCTCACCAAATCTTTGAAAGAAGGAAAAATTTCACAAGCACAGATTGATGCAGCTTGCCGCCGCATTCTCGAAGCAAAATACAAACTCGGCTTGTTTGAAGATCCCTATCGCTACTGCGATGTAACTCGTCCGGCCAAAGAAGTGTACACTGCTGCCAACCGCAAAGAAGCCCGCAGCATTGCCGCACAAAGTTTTGTACTGCTGAAAAATGAAGGCAATGTATTGCCGCTGAAGCGTGGTGGTAAAATAGCATTGGTAGGTCCACTGGCCGACAACCGTGAAAACATGCCCGGTACCTGGAGCGTAGCCGCCGATTTTTCCAAAGCCATTTCTGTATTGGAAGGCCTGAAAGCAGTAGCCGGACCAAACACAGAAATCTTGTTTGCCAAAGGCAGCAACCTCGATTACGATGCCAAGTTTGAAGAAAACGCCGGTATGTTTGGCAAAAGCCTGCGCCGCGAC
The Phnomibacter ginsenosidimutans genome window above contains:
- the bglX gene encoding beta-glucosidase BglX produces the protein MSTTKHSLLIVLLFAGIAAWAQPKPAANAEAAKMKTFIDNLMKQMTLDEKLGQLNLPGAGDIVTGQAGNTDIAKKIREGKVGGLFNIKGVEKIREVQKLAVEQSRLKIPLIFGMDVIHGYQTVFPIPLGLSATWDMKAIERSAQIAAAEASADGISWTFSPMVDIARDPRWGRMAEGSGEDPFLGGAIAKAMVRGYQGNDLKANNTIMSCVKHYALYGAAEAGRDYNTTDMSRHRMYNEYFYPYKAAVEAGVGSVMASFNEVDGVPATANKWLMTDVLRKQWGFGGFVVTDYTGINEMIDHGIGDLQTVTARALDAGIDMDMVGEGMVSTLTKSLKEGKISQAQIDAACRRILEAKYKLGLFEDPYRYCDVTRPAKEVYTAANRKEARSIAAQSFVLLKNEGNVLPLKRGGKIALVGPLADNRENMPGTWSVAADFSKAISVLEGLKAVAGPNTEILFAKGSNLDYDAKFEENAGMFGKSLRRDNRPSAQQIAEALEVASKADVIVAAVGESAEMSGEASSRSNIEIPQAQKDLLKALKATGKPVVVVLFAGRSMAITEEAAAYPAILNVWFPGSEAGYAIGDVLFGDVNPSGKLSATWPQNVGQVPLFYNHKNTGRPLPAGQWFQKFRSNYLDVSNDPLYPFGFGLSYTTFTYGNMKLSSQSLKGNQTLTASIDITNNGKVTGKEVVQLYIRDIVGSTTRPVAELKGFEKIELQPGETKTVSFSITPELLKFYNYDLKYDWEAGDFDIMIGGNSKDVQKQRVNWQK